The Equus quagga isolate Etosha38 chromosome 19, UCLA_HA_Equagga_1.0, whole genome shotgun sequence DNA segment aattcaaagtccttATTCTTACTATCACTTAAAAGGCCATCTATGATTACCATTCCAACTTTTCCATCATTCTTCTTCCCCTGACTCACTCTGCTCTGGCCTTCGTGCTGTGCCTTGAACACACCAAGCATATTCTCGCCACAAAGCCTTTGCACTTGCTTCTCCCTCAAACTGGGATGCTCTTTCCCCAGATACTCTCTTCAGTTGCTCACTCAATTCTGGTTTCTGCTTAAATTTacttcctcagagaggctttccctgGCTAACTTATCTAACATTGCACACTCTTGTCACTCTATTTcctgtttctgctttctttctctgcataGCATTTATCATTACCTCATATCACATCACATTATATTTCCATCTCTCACCACTAAAACATAAACTTGCTGAGGGTAGGgagtttgttttgttcactggtgTATTCACAGTGCCAGGCAGATAAagggcgctcaataaatattcgctGAGTGAACAAACTCAAAAGCCTCATCAATGTGGTTAGTTAGACATTTCATAACTCTGGCAGGCTCACTAGGAAGCTacattagttttaaaccaaatattCGGTGtgtattctttattcctttcttttattgagatataatcccCATAGCATAAAAGTAACTTTTGAAGTGTACAAGTCACTGGTTTTCTGTATACTCATAAAGTTCtgtaatcatcaccactatctaagcCTGGAACATTTTCAGCACAATGGGTATAACTCTTCAGATTTTTCTATGGCCTTGGTAAATGATTCATCCCTGCTTGGGGAATTTTCAGGCCAAAACCACGCTCAATGAGAACTTCAGAGGCCTGACTGTCATCTGTTCAGGTGGTAAATTCTTAAATTAAGGAAAATCTCAGCTTTTTGCCTACAAGTGCTGGTGTTAGTACTCTGCCTACAAGTTCTACTGGGATGGAATACTTGGAGTCACAGCTGGACTGACCATCTATCTAGGTAACCTATAAAATTCATCCATCTACCGTTCATCAGCCACATAAATACCTGCACCTCAGGAAAATATAACCTCAAACTCCTTCCTCAGAAACCTGGCTGGAAGCTACTacaattaaggggaaaaaaaaccccaaaaaactgaacacctcattttaaaatgggcaaaggacatgaataggcattcctccaaagatatacaaatggccaataagcacatcaaaacgtctcaacatcactaatgcaaatcaaaacactgagataccacttcacactcattaggatggctattataaaaaaacagaaaataagtgttgatgagcatgtgaagaaactggaatccttgtgcattgctggtggaatgtaaaatggcgcagctgctgtggaaaacagcctggcagctcctcaaaaaattaaagaattactgtatgatccagcaattccacctctggaaatatatacccaaaagaactgaaagcagaaactCCAACAgctatttgtacatccatgttcactgcattattcacaatagccaaaaggtgctGGTCTGTCTTCTCCCTCAAGAAATGCTTTTATGGAATTACTCTGACGATGTGccttaagcatttattaaaagaCTTAAGAATTTCACTTGAATTTCTTTCAGGGCCAGCTTGGTTGCCCACTGGTTTAAGctgatgtgctctgcttcggcagcccaggttttttCACAGGCAttgacctatgccactcatctgtcagtggccatgctgttgtggtggctcacatacaaaaagaggaagattggcaacagatgttagctcagggtgaatcttcctcaggggaaaaaaaaaatctataagaaTAAATTGgctttatgggaaaaaaaaaaattctctcagaGCTAAGTCCTGGaaaaagttttgcttttcccACAAACTAGTTCGTTTTCCTTATGGCATTGTGAATCAACGGTCTGAGCTCTTCTTACTTTAACCACCAGGAGCCAAATCTGTGGCTGAATTTTGGTTTAACACCATGACTCTTACACAGTTTATCACAGTTATAATGTCTTCCTTGGCCTTGACTTATTCCtgaattttgctttatatttgtcAACGTAATTGATTGTATTCCTGTAAGTCACACTAAACCTTTGAGGTTTATAGTGAAGCAAAACAAACACAACTGAATGATCTCTACAATGCTTTAGCTTACCTGCATGTTCATATAGCCATCTACAGATACCAGGTAGCCTTTGTACTCCATTCCCCACTTAAGTTTCACCATTACTGGCTTTCCTGTTAATCCATTGAGGAAAGGTTTGGGATTGAGGGGCAAACtctgcaaaaagaacaaaaaaaggactcaattgattatttttccttagaTCGACTTCTACTACCTACCCTTCTCTACCAAATCACCAATATTTTAAGGTACTGAAATGAAGCAAACTCTTGAATCCCTCTCACTTTACtatataattttcacttttatttgttgAAGAGCGTCAGAGAAATTTAAATACCCAGTTGGCCAATCTCATCTTCAAAACATCAAAACTTATACAAGTATTCATTACTCACTTAAGAAACACTGAATACCTACTATGCATCATTCACTGTTCCAGGccataaagaaacaaagataaaggcagtaaaaaaagaaagaaagaaaaaaaaagaaatgcagatgaCAGTGCCTGTCTTCAAGAAGCTCACAGTGGGAGAGGGGCGAAACACATAAATAGACAATTCTACGTATTGCAATATAGTAAAAGAAGATATGCTACGTACAAAGATACCAAACCCACCGAGggttaagagaaaaggaaagattgcCTGCAATAAGTAATGcctccattttaaaaagatgagaggTATTTCCAGAGGGAAAAGGGCTGCTCTAGGCAGAGGAGGCTACCTATGCAAAAGGAGGGAAGAGTGAAGCAACAAGGTGATCTCAGGGCCATACAAACAATTCAGGACAGAGTCCCAAATATGAGAATACAACAAGGAAGCAGGGGACAGATCACACTTGACAGTATTTCACTTGAATTCTAGGAACTAGGACTGGGTCTTACTTGACTTAACAGTGCCTCCTACATATGGGCAATCAAAGTTTGTTTATACAGCAAACCAGTAGTGTCTCCAGTGAGTTcagacttttttcccttctctcatctACTCACCCATCagcccaaagaaagaaaagaaacagaaacttggCTCCTCTAAGGTAAGCATATTGAGAGTGACCTCAAAGGACATGAGGACCACTGCAATAACCTCCTACTGGGTCTTCAGTTTTCACTCTTGTCTTTCTCCAACTTATTTTCCACCCAGCAAGCATTATTTTTATCATGCAGTATCTCTCTGCTTAAAATGCTTCGATGGCTTCCAACTGCACTTGGAATAGAATCCAGCTCTCCTAGTAAAGCCTAACGGGTCTCGCCCGACCCTATCTCATGACCATGATTCCTGAAAACGGCTGTGGCATTCTGTCAACTTCTCCAACTGGTCAAGCTTTCTTTCCGGATTTAGGAACTCTGTTCCCGTTCCCTGTGCTTGGTAGACCGTTCCTCCTGCTCTTTAAGGGGCTGGATTTCATATCATTCAGGTTTCAGGTTAAAGCCCTCCTCCCAGGGATGTCATCTCCGACCACTTTTCTAATGTGCCATCGCGCCCCCTCACGGCATCCTGTTTACTTCCTTCTTAGCACTTAACACTATCTCCAattatatatttctgttattatgTGATTAATCTGTCTCCCACACGCGACTGAGTTAACCTAGAGCAGGGTCTGCATCGGTACTTTCCACTTTATACTCCTAGCGCCTACGGCAGGATCCGGCAGGTAGCatgcgctcaataaatatttgctaaatgaacaAACGAACGCTCCAAAGCCTGGGCTCAGGGTTCCTGAGAGTTGCGGAGCTGGGAGTCCCAACATCAAGGAATGAAAGCGGATTTTGGAGTGTGATCAGTGGTACGTGAAAAGCCGCTCACCTTTACCCCGACCCTGTGGCCCCAGCCAGCAAGGATACCTCAGGCTCAGATTCTAAtgaagaggagggggcagggggcaggggcactcccggggaggggagggatcaGGAGGCGCGCGCGCCTCAGACCCCGGAGGAGGGAGAAAGCGGCTGGGGACCGGCTGCGCGGCGCCTCACGCGGATGAATGGGAAACGCGCGAACCAACCAGCAGGCCCGGCGGGGCTCGTCACCCGCCCTCTCTTTCCGGCGACTCTGGCCATTCTCTTCCACCTTACCATCACGACCACAGGCAAACGCTGCAGGCTTCTCGCCGCCGACCCAGCTGTCGTTTATCCCTCGTGACTGCAGCACCTCCGCCAAAACCCGACCTGCGGAGCTTCAAGAGAAATGGCCGCCGAACGGCAGCGTGACCTTTCACCTCCGACTACAGTTCTTCTGACTTCTGTGATTGGACGCAAAGAGATGCATGCTGATTGGAGGAGGTGGCTGGGCAGGGTCTCCTGGCAACCAGTGGTAACGCGCGATTTGTGCCTCTAGCGGCGCGCGGGCCTGTGGGAAACAAGCAGCGTCCCTGCGAGGCCTGAGAGGCGGTGGGGCCGGCCCGGGTTCCCCGTCTGCTTGCCTGCGTCGGGGGTCGGGCTGAGAGGTGCCGTGTATCCTATACAGCGGACGTAATTTCTCGCCAGTTTGGCTAATGGGGGTTTCCTTTGTCCTTTCACACCTGTGAGAACGACTTCGGGGCTCTGGAGTTTCTTCCTTACTTTCCCACGATCCTGTGATGTGGGGGCTCCTCTACCACGGTCCCCTTCCGCCTGACTTGTCTTCCGTGGTGCTCACTTCAACCACTAAAGGAAGCGGGAGAAGCAAGACTAGACTGAGGGAGGTGGAACGCACCGAGAAAAGTCAAGTACAGAATATACTTTAGGTGAGGTCAAACTGAGGCTAGAAGATGGTGTGCTGGTCTCCCTGTCCATCTCTTCCTTTTGCATTGCCGGCAGAGACCCGGTGGGGCCTTTTTACGTGCGTTTGTAATTCAGGACGTGGGGGTGTTTCCCGTATCACGGTCGATCCTTCTGATGGTATTTGTCAGAATCTCACTTGTTTTTCCCCGGTGCAGACTTGCTGCTCGCTCTGATCTGAAGTGCTAAATGCAGTTCTTGGAGAATCGCACTCTGAGTagtactgttttttgttttgttattgcgGCTCTTAAGCAGATCAATTTGGAATTGAGGTTTAAATGTTTCGTATTGCGGCATAGGGAGGAAGTGGGTCAGACTTTGGAGGCAGCCTGAGTTCAGACCTCCGTCCATCACGTAGAGAGAGTTTTGGGCAATTTCTTAACCCCCGAAGGCTTTTGTTTCCGCAGTTGTACCAGCCTTTAAAAACCGTAGTACTGTCCACGGGTTTGTGAGGTTACATAATTAATGTGAAAGAGGTTGGGACTGTGCTTGTCCGTGAAGGGCTCAGTAGatattaactattattttaatattgtccATGTAAATGGCGAACGCTGACAAAACACAGTAATTTTGTTTTAGTGTAGTTTATGCCGTACAGTTGGAATTATTTGCCCCCAAAATTCAGTGGGTTTTCCCCTTAGTTCAAAATCCTTTAGTGAATATTTAGCCTTTGTACAGActttgagttcctactatgtgccaggctctttcAGTGTTGTAGTGGCACTCTTACCCCTCAGTCTGTGATTTGCTGGTTATGGCCTCGTTTTAGACACGAGGAAAGAGGTCCGCAGGTGGCTTGCCCAGGGCTGCACAGCTGGCTTTCAACCTGAAAActctttgctttttctactttataaagCTGCCTTTCAGAAGCTCAATATGTATTTTAGAAGTCTGACTTTTTTTGAGCCATTTTCTCAGTGAAGTGAAACAAAATCTTACCATAGTCTATGTAGTGATAGTTGTGTTCAaagttgctttttctcttcatgttAAATATTAATCTTACCTTATCGAAAATAAAGTGGGCATAAGGTGATtagtattttctaattataaacGCCTTACCTACGTTTTGTGAGAATTTGGAAAGTATAGAAAGttctaaaacaaaaaccaaaaatcaccTAATCTCACCAAtcaaagaaaacaactgtcaacTTTTTTGGTGTACTATTTATTATAACACacgcactttttttttaaagcaggattTCTacatatggtttttaaaaatttttcttcactttatgTTGAGCAAATTCTCATATAattattattctaaaatgtaGTTTAATGTCTCTGTATGAtgcattttatattctgtattatGCATATGTGATAATTTATTAATCATTCTACTGTTTCCATTTTCCCCCATTGTAGACAATATACTTTGAACATACTTATACATGAGTCTTTGAGTGTATCTCTGATTCTTTACAATAAATCCTTAGAAATGTAATTCCTGGGTtaaaagacattattattttaaaggcttttaaaaatatctattgcCATGTTAGCATATGGCTCAACAGAATATCCGTCAGAATCATTGGTTCTAATAAGAGGGAAATAACAGGgtttatattttttgaagatgAGATAGATTACATTTTGAGCACATTCTGAGGAAACAGTCCCAAATTATTAATTAGGGTGAACAGTTTGGTAAGGCCTGAGTTCTACTCAGCATGTAACCCCAAAATTTCAGTGGTAAACAAACGTCTAAAAAGTAGTTTATTAAATGACCAAGAAATATGTATTGAGGTGAATAAAGTGGACATGCGATCTCTGCCCTTGCGGAACTTGAAAACCTCTTTGAGGAGAAGGGAACCGATACACATTTAGTGCCTGCCATGTTTTGCTAGGCTATTTCATGTAATTTACCTTATTTGAATCCTACAACACTTcaaagtaggtattattagccccattttagagatgaggagacagaTTCAGAGGGGTTATTTTTGCTAAAGGCCATGTAAAGGTGAAATGTCTCCAGAGCCTCAGATTTTTCCTTTACACGATGCTGCCTCTCCTCACGATGTGTTTGAGTACAAATAAGCAGATATATGGAAGTACAagtataaatacaaaatgaaggGGCATAGACTTTAGAAAGTTACTTTTGAAATTGATGagctcttccttttattttctttattcccataatctcaacattttatttttctatgattatGGTCAGAATCAGTCATGGACATATTAGATTTATAGGGGGAGGTGGGAGCAAGATTTGAGTGCCTCTGTCTGGTAGAGCTTTTAGGCATATTTTGTCAAACCTAAGAGACGTGGTGTTTTGTTTAGTGAAGAAATTAAGACTCAAAATCTATTAACCTCCTCAATCATACAGCCACTAAACCTAGATTAGAATCCAAGTCTTTTTGGTGATTCAAAGCCCATACTCTTTCTACCATTGTGGTTAGGAGCCAAGTGTGCTCCAACTCTTGAGTGGGCATTGATGAATCACTGAATTTTAAACTAGGACAGAACCCTAGAGATATCTTATCTAAACCTCTAATTTCATAGATGATGAAAGCACAGTCGCACCATAAGTTAGAGAGAGACCCAAGATAGCCTCTGTCTTTCATTTGAATGCTTTTCTCCTATTAAGCTACGTTCTTTATCTTCTGCTTTATTCTGCAAATGATTTGAAGTGACTTATaagaaacaacacaaaaagaaataatgaagtaaCAAAGGGTGAAGGGAAAGTAGTAGAACCAGATAGAAAATTAGAATACAGACATCTACACCATATTGCCTTCTGCACTGGCTAGAGATGGGCTGCACATTTGTCTCTAAACTTACAGAGTCCGAGCAAAGAGAAATATGATTGGTTACATGATCCAGTttccataatatttaaaaaaaattattcaggaaAGGCAGGGTCATTTCTATTATTCTGATTGGAGAGGAATTCCTCCCATGGTGTCAAGCCCATGTTGCCTGTAAAATGGACCCCAAGGAAAAGTTTAAGTGTCACTGCTTTATTGGCAGGCAAAATCCCAGGGCAGTAAGAGTGAAGCAAGAAGGTAAAATTAAGAGGAAATATTAAGTTTTATATTATCAAAGTGGCCACTGCTCCTTCATGGAGACAGCCAGTTGCTTGGCCATGCAGGATGTCTCTGGACaggctttattgaaatattatgTGTTAGAACAGTCCATCAGAGGGAGGTACTGAGGGCATTTATCTGCTGGTTCTGTCTTATCACCTGGCCCCCCCTGGTTTAAGCACCAGGAGGGAGTTAACTCCTCCACACCAAAAGTTGTGGCACCTGGACTTAGCTGAGGCCATCAGCTCCCAGGCCTTTCAGCTTAGTGAAGTGGGAGGGGCCTCAGGTGTCAGCCTCAGGTGGAAGAACCTGGGACCAGGTGGAGTAGTCAGTCACCAGAGAGGCAGGACCTGGGAGATGAGTGAGACTGCCCTGGTCTGAGTTGACACAAAATTTACTCATATACGTAAAGTTATATAAAAAGGACAGTATGTGAGATAGCAGAAGATATCATTGAAAACATTGTTATACTATATTGAATAGCACATGTTATATGATTGATTGCGAagtaattacaaaggggaaaaataactttataatgaAGAAGCCTGGCAGGCACCACCTTAATCCAATGATCAAATGACCATCGTTAGCAATGGGCCAAATCTACTAGTGTGCCACTTGGTAATAAGAAGCTGCATTTCTGTGATACTCTAACCAAAGACACATAATCTGAATCTAATAATcaggaaatatcagacaaacaaGACTGAGGAACATTTTACTAAATAACTGGTCTGTAATGTTCAAGAGTGTCCATGTCACAGAAGATCTCTGAGATAAATTGCTGAGAAAAGCATGGCACAGAGTAAGTTATATAATGTGCTAGTTCtggataaaaaagagaaaggaagataacAATCAATCCATCTGTTTGTATGTGCATCAATTTTCTGCAGGATTCCTAAGATTCTGAGAACAATGGTTACCTAAGGGTGTGGTAGGAACTGGGCTGAAAGCAGACAAAATAAGCTTTTCacattgtatacatttttttaaacttttaggtGAAATTCAAGTAACTTAAAATTAACCGTTTTAAAGTTTACAATTCAGTatcatttagtacattcacaatgttgttgcaaccaccacctctatctagttccaaaacattttcatcacttcaaaagaaaatcctgtacccattaagcagtcactcccctcatcccctggcaaccaccaatctgttttctgtctctatggatttacctattttggatgtttcatataaatagaattatacaatatgtgaccttttgtgtctgctGTCTTTCACTTACTGTAATATTTTTCAAGGTTCATAtagcagtagttcattccttttaatggccgagtaatattccattgtgtatatatgccacattttacttatccatgcatctgttgatggacatttgagttgtttccaccgtTTGTCTAtggtgaatagtgctgctatgaacattcatatacaagtattgtttgagtacctgttttcagttcttttggatatattcaTAAGAGGGCAATTATTGGGTCATAAGGTAATTCAGAGCTTAATCTTTTTGAGGAAATACCAAACTGTTTCCCACAATGcttgcagcattttacattcccactagcaatgcatgagagttccatcttctccacattctcatcaacacttactattttccatttttaaaacattattatagccatcctagtaattgtaataataataaactgtCTCATTGTGCTTTGGATTTGCGTTTCCCTGGTCACTAatgatgtgaagcatcttttcgtgtgcttattggcctcttgtatatgttctttggtgaATTGTCTGTTCAAGTCCTATATACCTTTTTATATGTCCTGTTTTTGGAATCCTTGAATGTATTgcctaattaaaaattaaactagaaatttttaaataaaaggaaaagtcatTTAACTCTTCTgggtctcattttcttcatttgtgcAATGAAAGGATTGGACTAGATCATGGTTTTCAACCTCAATACTATTATTTTGGGTCTGACAATTCTTATTGTGGgcgctgtcctgtgtattgtaggatgtatGTATTAtagcagcatccttggtctcTACCAACTAGATGGTGGTTGCAACTCCCTCCACccaagctgtgacaaccaaaaatgtctccagacattacctagtgtcccctgggggacacACTTGCCCCCTGTTGAAAACCACTGGGTTAGATCAATGGTTTATATACACAGGCTCTCAGACTTGGATCACTTTGCAGGTATTATTGAGgctttgcaaacttttttttgtgaggaagattgaccctgagctgacgtgtcaccaatcttcctctttttttgcctgaggaagattgtcgctgagctaacatccatgccaaccttcctctattttatgtgggatgctgccacagtgtggcttgacaagtggtgctaggtctgcacctgggatctgaacctgggaacccagggcagccaaagcagagtgtgcaaactcaactgctacgccactgggccagccccgcaaactatttttgttattaacaaacaaacaaaacaactaacAAATTTATCTCTTTATCTAAGGGAGACTATATAAGACTCATTAAAACCTCATGCTCCTTGGCTTTTGATTAGAATGAAATAAAGTCAAAATATGAATACTAGTTGATTATCATGGATCAGAAGCTCTGATCAGCATTACATATGTATctgatttataaaaatggaaaacaaattgtcAACAAATGATGTTTTTTAGTTTCATAAATCACCAAATCAATTGCGGGAGGGGAAGCTAGGTAATAAAAGAAGTCTTTGCGGGTAAAAAGTCTAGGAACCCCTCAACCAGATGACCAGCGTTAAATATTGACTTTAAACACAGTTTGGTTCTTTGCCATACTTCCACGGTGTGGCAGTGGTGAGTTTTGAGTAAAATTTCTAATCCACACACAGGCCCTTTGAAGTGAATATGTTCAACTGGGGACTTCACTGTTCTCAACACAAATGAGACAAACCAAAACCTCATGGGATTTCTCCCAGTCTCCTGTGCCCTACAAtctttccccacctccctcaTCTCTCAAATGTTCCCATtgagtcaaatttttaaaaataaagcttgttATTGTACCGTTTCATCTGCTACCTTGTTGCCAGTAGtatctcccacctcccctcctccaaaaCCAAATGAAGATCTGGACATGCTACTCTGCGGCTCGCCAACCTTTGTTGGTTCCCCTTACTGGCTGCCTAAAACAAACTCCTTGCCAAAGTTTCCTTCCagcttcatctctttcttttctgtcccaCAACCACAAAGTGTGCTTTTGAATCACAGGCCATGCTGTTCCACAACTCCATGTACTTAGACATGATATCTCTCCATCTAGAAATGACCTTCTCCTTTTGGCTCTCCCTGGAAAATTCCTCCTCCGTCTCATCTCCATGGTCCAGCTCAAATGGACACTTGAGATCTGAAGCTTTCTTTTACCTCCCCATCATTAGTTATTCTGTCACGTGAGCTCTACATCGCTTATCCTGTTTTAATGCTAACTATACTTTAGAGGAAAAAGATTTTGTTCATTAACTCGTTTGTTGCTACTACTAGTCATTGCCTAGGATACACGTAATAGATTCGCTAGTACATCATAGtaaatttcttgaatgaataCATAATGAGCAACTGAATTGGTAGACGTGGACTTTAAGAATTTGCACCAATTCAAACGTtctgaaaatatatgtatagtgAAGCCtaaaacaaagggaagcagggtgCCCACCCTTCTCACTCAGAAgaatagaataaattaaatagtAGAGTATTATAATAGGAATCATTTGCTTTTATGGAGGCGGGGTGGTGTGAAAGagtctttataattttacctATTACTAAATTTGCTAAGAACTTTGTGTTCTATTAATGTATCTTTTGAAACTACTACTAGATCTAAGAATTTCTATTCGCAGTAATTCAAAGTGAAACTGATAATTTCCTTTTAATCTATAGTCTAGCTAGCCTTCTTGTTACTGAACTGGCCCCCTTttatgtaagttttttttttttttaactacagtAAAAGGATCCCAATTGCTTAAGAAGCATTTGTTGGCTGTACCATTAATTTGGCACTTATTGTCTACAGCTCTGAGAATTGTTATCTTCATTTGTGTGTATAATAATCCCCCAACTTCACTGTAAGATATTTGAGAGCGGTGAACGTTTAgatgtttttgtatttctgtagtaatCTAATTTATTGTCCTACACGTTTGTcgtttacttttttcccttttacattCTGAGACCATCGCTCAATATATTAAAGGTAAGTCCCTATGTCTttattaatagaaatttatttttcactcacatAAAGTCCAAAACAAGTATTCCTGATCAGCATGTGGCTCTTTGCCAAGTGGTGGGCCAGGAACCAAGGTTCCTTCTCCTACACACAGATTCCAAGGTCACCTGCTCATCTCCATGAAGTCAGAAAGGGAAAGAGCATGGAGGATCATCCATGGGAGATTTCTGGGGGCCAGGCCTAATGCAGCACACATCATTTTCCACATTCTCTTGGCTAGAACACGGTCACATGACCTCACCTAATTCCAgtgaaggctgggaaatgtagtctggCAGTgcacaggaggaaaaggaaatgtgaaCACAGAGTGGTCTCTGCCACACTGACAGAAACTACTTTAACAATTAggttactttttataattttaccgGCCTTCTTATATGCCAtctgttttcattcattctattttctgttataTATTGATACTGTTATCTAGCTTTATTACACCTTTCTTTATCCTGGAGTATTTATCAATTATAATTCCAATGCTGAAATAAgttcttttaacattttgctttGTTCTCTCTATGTATAAgtttgtatgtattttaatatagttggaataatatataaaatttttatcctattttttacTTATAACTTTACgttataacaaatattttctcatttttaggaATGTTTCACTAGCAATATATTTAATGGCTACATAGTATTTATCATATACTTAGATtgttggacatttaagttgtttcttgATTTGTTACCATTTGAAATATCAATctaggaatattttatttatgtatgtatatttctttcCTATACGTCTATATATCTCCATATGAGTCTTTCTGTAACGTGGATGTCTCTGTTCTACTAG contains these protein-coding regions:
- the SNRPF gene encoding small nuclear ribonucleoprotein F, producing the protein MSLPLNPKPFLNGLTGKPVMVKLKWGMEYKGYLVSVDGYMNMQLANTEEYIDGALSGHLGEVLIRCNNVLYIRGVEEEEEDGEMRE